From the genome of Gilliamella sp. wkB7, one region includes:
- a CDS encoding tagatose 1,6-diphosphate aldolase → MKRITRGKFTRMQQLSNQDGVIAALAIDQRGSMVKMMESAVGKDRYHVDMVYEFKELVSQELTKYVSAILLDEEYGFKGMTKKNKDAGLIISYEKTGYDANTPGRLPDVLPEDSLQRLLKKGTDAAKVLVYYNPDDPQDILEKKHAFLERIGTEARAADIPLFVEPIVYDNVVTDDKSPEFAKIKPQKVINTIKEFTKNQYYIDVLKVEVPVLFKNVEGFNDNNVVVYTQKQAADYFKQASDVATRPFIYLSAGVPTKTFHQELIFAGENGAKYSGILGGRATWFEGVAAYAKEGKEGLKRWLDQTGRENVEHLNKILKQYATPWYDIYGGKQNIEVIDIKLGD, encoded by the coding sequence ATAAAACGTATTACTCGAGGTAAATTCACACGCATGCAACAATTATCTAACCAAGATGGTGTTATTGCGGCATTAGCGATTGACCAACGTGGTTCAATGGTAAAAATGATGGAGTCGGCAGTCGGTAAAGATCGCTATCATGTAGATATGGTGTATGAATTTAAAGAGCTTGTCTCACAAGAATTAACAAAATATGTTAGTGCAATCTTGTTAGATGAAGAGTATGGCTTTAAAGGTATGACTAAAAAAAATAAAGATGCTGGATTAATTATATCTTATGAAAAAACAGGATATGATGCCAATACTCCAGGTCGACTACCCGATGTATTGCCAGAGGACTCTCTACAACGGTTATTAAAAAAAGGAACCGATGCTGCAAAAGTCTTGGTTTATTATAATCCAGATGATCCTCAAGATATTCTAGAAAAAAAACATGCATTTTTAGAACGTATCGGTACAGAAGCGAGAGCAGCAGATATCCCGTTATTTGTTGAGCCGATTGTCTATGATAATGTAGTAACTGATGATAAAAGCCCTGAATTTGCCAAAATAAAGCCTCAAAAAGTCATTAACACCATTAAAGAGTTCACTAAAAATCAATATTATATTGATGTACTAAAAGTTGAAGTTCCAGTACTTTTCAAAAATGTTGAAGGATTTAATGATAATAATGTTGTTGTTTACACCCAAAAACAAGCAGCTGATTATTTTAAACAGGCCAGTGATGTAGCAACTCGTCCATTTATCTATTTGAGTGCTGGGGTACCGACTAAAACTTTCCATCAAGAATTAATTTTTGCGGGTGAAAATGGCGCTAAATACAGTGGTATTTTAGGTGGGCGTGCAACTTGGTTTGAAGGTGTTGCAGCGTATGCAAAAGAAGGTAAAGAAGGCTTAAAACGCTGGTTAGACCAAACTGGACGTGAAAATGTTGAGCACCTCAATAAAATTTTAAAACAGTATGCGACACCTTGGTACGATATTTATGGTGGCAAACAAAACATAGAAGTGATCGATATTAAATTAGGAGATTAA
- a CDS encoding MFS transporter, which yields MSYTAPITQTRTLNKQDYKTLALSALGGALEFYDFIIFVFFSITISHLFFPDDMPAWLSQVQTFGIFAAGYLIRPFGGIIMAHFGDLFGRKRMFTLSILLMALPTLFIGCLPTYTHIGIFAPLLLLLMRLCQGLAVGGEVPGAWTFVAEHVPKDKIGLACGILTSGLSLGILIGSLVSTVMNKSISPEQLIDWGWRIPFIIGGIFGLIAMYLRRWLKETPIFLEIQKRKQQELANKIPVVTVITQYLPQTILSMLLTWVLSAGIMVIMLMTPILLQKSFGYSPIDALQGNILAIIGLIISCTFYGIMMDKCAMGKVILIGCIIAALSIAIFYLSLDNHQLLFITYSLAGFCVGIVGSFAYFMVKVFPTQIRYSGVSFSFNMAYAIAGGLTPLLISFLSDFVSKMAPAMYVVGLFALGALIGLFLLINNNSQKYIAKDIG from the coding sequence ATGTCATACACAGCACCAATTACGCAAACGCGTACTTTAAATAAACAAGACTATAAAACATTAGCATTGTCTGCTTTAGGCGGAGCTTTAGAATTTTATGATTTTATAATATTTGTATTTTTTTCAATTACTATCAGTCATCTGTTTTTTCCAGATGATATGCCTGCATGGTTAAGTCAGGTACAAACATTCGGTATTTTTGCAGCAGGTTATTTAATTCGTCCTTTTGGCGGAATTATTATGGCTCACTTTGGTGATCTGTTTGGTCGCAAACGAATGTTTACACTTAGCATTCTGCTTATGGCCTTACCGACGTTATTTATCGGTTGTTTACCTACTTATACCCATATTGGAATTTTTGCACCTTTATTATTATTACTTATGCGATTATGCCAGGGATTGGCAGTAGGGGGCGAAGTACCTGGTGCTTGGACGTTTGTCGCTGAGCACGTACCAAAAGATAAAATTGGTTTAGCATGTGGAATTTTAACTAGCGGCTTAAGTTTAGGTATTTTAATCGGTTCTTTGGTTTCAACTGTTATGAATAAAAGCATTTCACCGGAACAATTAATCGATTGGGGATGGCGTATTCCTTTTATTATTGGCGGTATTTTTGGTTTGATCGCAATGTATTTGCGCCGTTGGCTAAAAGAAACTCCAATTTTTCTTGAAATTCAGAAACGTAAACAACAAGAACTGGCTAATAAAATTCCTGTCGTTACCGTGATAACTCAATATTTACCACAGACAATATTATCTATGTTACTGACATGGGTTTTATCAGCCGGTATTATGGTCATTATGTTAATGACTCCTATTTTATTGCAAAAATCATTTGGTTATTCACCAATTGATGCTTTACAAGGCAATATATTAGCAATAATAGGTCTGATTATAAGTTGTACTTTTTATGGCATAATGATGGATAAGTGTGCGATGGGTAAGGTCATATTGATTGGTTGTATTATTGCAGCGCTTTCTATCGCTATTTTTTATTTATCCTTAGATAATCATCAACTTTTATTTATCACTTATTCACTAGCAGGATTCTGCGTGGGTATTGTTGGGTCTTTTGCCTATTTTATGGTGAAAGTCTTTCCTACCCAAATTCGTTATAGTGGGGTGTCGTTTTCATTTAATATGGCGTATGCCATTGCAGGTGGATTAACGCCCTTACTCATATCGTTTTTGAGTGACTTTGTGAGCAAAATGGCACCGGCTATGTATGTTGTTGGGTTATTCGCACTTGGTGCATTAATTGGACTATTTTTATTAATAAATAATAATAGTCAAAAATACATTGCAAAAGATATTGGTTAA
- the adhP gene encoding alcohol dehydrogenase AdhP, with product MKAAVVRQECDGQVDIKDIPLRQLEAGEALVEVEYCGLCHTDLHVAAGDFGKKPGRVIGHEGVGIVTKIAPDVKSLKIGDRVSIAWFHAGCGSCEYCISGQETFCRNALNSGYSVDGGMAEQCIVKADYAVKVPEGLDPAQATSVTCAGVTTYKGIKVADTKPGQWLAVFGIGGLGTLAVEYGKKVFNNKVVAISNSDSQLELCKELGADLVVNPKKVADVGAYIKEHTGGGVHGAVVTSVTKTAFNQAIESVRPLGRVVALGLPSETMDLSIPKTVLDGIQVLGSLVGTREDLAEAFQFSAEGKVVPIVEKRPLEDINDMINEMRQGKIRGRMVVDMKMKKQK from the coding sequence ATGAAGGCAGCAGTTGTTAGACAAGAGTGCGATGGTCAAGTTGATATTAAAGATATTCCTCTCCGTCAATTAGAAGCAGGCGAAGCTTTAGTTGAAGTTGAATATTGTGGTCTTTGTCATACAGATCTTCATGTCGCGGCGGGTGATTTTGGTAAAAAACCCGGTCGTGTTATTGGACATGAGGGAGTAGGGATCGTTACTAAAATAGCTCCAGATGTAAAAAGCTTAAAAATTGGTGATCGTGTTAGTATTGCTTGGTTCCATGCAGGTTGTGGTTCGTGTGAGTATTGTATTTCAGGTCAGGAAACCTTTTGCCGTAATGCTTTAAATTCTGGATATAGTGTCGATGGTGGTATGGCAGAACAGTGTATTGTCAAAGCAGATTACGCTGTTAAAGTGCCAGAAGGATTAGATCCCGCTCAAGCAACCAGTGTAACTTGTGCAGGAGTAACAACTTACAAAGGTATTAAAGTCGCAGACACAAAACCTGGACAATGGCTTGCGGTATTTGGTATTGGTGGTTTAGGCACTTTGGCTGTTGAATATGGCAAAAAAGTGTTTAACAATAAGGTCGTGGCAATTAGTAATAGCGACAGCCAATTAGAACTATGTAAAGAACTGGGTGCCGACTTGGTTGTTAATCCTAAAAAAGTGGCAGACGTAGGCGCTTATATTAAAGAACATACAGGTGGTGGTGTGCATGGTGCGGTGGTAACATCGGTAACTAAAACAGCTTTTAATCAAGCGATTGAGTCAGTTCGTCCTTTGGGTAGAGTTGTCGCTTTAGGTCTCCCTTCTGAAACGATGGATTTAAGTATTCCTAAAACAGTATTAGATGGTATTCAAGTTTTAGGTTCTTTGGTTGGTACGCGTGAAGATTTAGCTGAAGCATTCCAATTTAGTGCTGAAGGTAAAGTTGTACCAATTGTTGAAAAACGTCCATTAGAAGATATCAACGATATGATTAACGAAATGAGACAAGGTAAAATTCGCGGTCGTATGGTTGTTGATATGAAAATGAAAAAACAGAAATAA
- a CDS encoding APC family permease — translation MEDHNLENNLRKDLGLVSALSLVVGMVLGAGAFMKPPAVLEVAGDYNYALLAWIIGGIFSICGGLTLCELGVMFPRTGGMLVYLEKIYGSKVSHLYGWMITVLFAPSLVGALVGYFSSVFCLLFGIDDSYKMAVSAGVLGFIAVINAIGVKQAGYLQTIATACKLIPILLLAIFGLWKGNGQVALFSASGQGIETYAPFAVAILATLFAYDGWAQVASVAGEIHNPAKVLPKAIILGIIFLVIVYACINIALFKIFPVQEMVSLGHDASAVASQRMFGNLGGNLVAVGIMISILGGINGYIMTLSRTIFSMAERGTIIGARYLSTIDDDSRSPVNAICVLVIFSFLYSILLDADRLSEISMFSIWVFYLLTFIGVIIARKKYADVPRSYKVIGYPIIPIIAILGAMYVIYGMLVYQTFNGIASIILTLIGLPLYYYYHRKNKNKELSLGEMKKYKVKMQYTIAVSAMIIVALLALYGGMVSK, via the coding sequence ATGGAAGATCACAATTTAGAAAATAATTTACGGAAAGATCTTGGTTTAGTTTCTGCATTGTCGCTGGTTGTTGGTATGGTTTTAGGGGCTGGTGCATTTATGAAACCACCTGCTGTATTAGAAGTTGCCGGTGATTATAACTATGCACTATTAGCGTGGATCATTGGTGGTATTTTTTCTATTTGTGGTGGATTAACGCTTTGTGAATTAGGTGTTATGTTTCCACGTACGGGCGGTATGTTGGTTTATCTGGAAAAAATTTACGGCTCAAAAGTTTCTCATCTTTATGGTTGGATGATTACCGTGCTTTTTGCTCCATCATTAGTTGGAGCATTGGTAGGATATTTTAGTTCGGTATTTTGTCTGTTATTTGGTATTGATGATTCTTATAAAATGGCAGTAAGTGCTGGCGTTTTAGGATTTATTGCTGTTATTAACGCTATTGGTGTTAAGCAAGCAGGTTATTTGCAAACCATAGCTACTGCTTGTAAGCTTATTCCTATTTTATTGTTAGCCATATTTGGACTATGGAAAGGTAATGGTCAAGTAGCATTATTTAGTGCTAGTGGTCAAGGGATTGAAACTTATGCTCCATTTGCTGTAGCTATTTTGGCTACTTTATTTGCTTATGATGGTTGGGCTCAAGTTGCCTCTGTTGCTGGTGAAATTCATAATCCGGCAAAAGTACTACCTAAAGCAATTATTTTGGGTATCATATTTTTAGTTATTGTTTATGCCTGTATCAATATTGCATTGTTCAAAATTTTTCCTGTCCAAGAGATGGTATCACTTGGTCATGATGCTTCGGCCGTTGCCTCACAACGTATGTTTGGCAATTTGGGTGGTAATTTAGTTGCTGTTGGCATTATGATCTCAATTTTAGGTGGGATTAATGGTTATATTATGACGTTATCTCGTACAATTTTCAGTATGGCAGAACGAGGAACCATCATTGGAGCGCGTTATTTAAGTACAATCGATGATGATAGCCGCTCACCAGTTAATGCTATATGTGTATTAGTGATATTTTCTTTTTTATATTCAATTTTACTGGATGCTGATCGTTTATCTGAAATCTCAATGTTTTCAATTTGGGTATTTTATTTATTAACATTTATTGGGGTAATCATCGCTCGTAAAAAATATGCCGATGTCCCAAGATCTTATAAAGTTATTGGTTATCCAATCATTCCAATTATCGCAATTCTAGGGGCTATGTATGTTATTTATGGTATGCTTGTTTATCAAACTTTTAATGGTATTGCGTCAATAATTCTAACTTTAATCGGTTTACCTTTATATTATTATTACCACAGAAAGAATAAGAATAAAGAGCTTTCACTTGGTGAAATGAAGAAATATAAAGTGAAAATGCAATATACCATCGCAGTTTCTGCAATGATCATCGTTGCTCTGTTAGCTCTTTATGGTGGCATGGTAAGTAAATAA
- the rimL gene encoding 50S ribosomal protein L7/L12-serine acetyltransferase, translating into MTNTNQQSIFVNEHIHLVPSDRQYSTKLYNIIDVNRDSFSQFMAWPKFVNNEADTSNFLDNCSVEHQKDITKTYVILLNNNPVGLLSFNRIDKNNKTAYIGYWLNSQAEGKGIMTQAIQALTHYYASQKIIKRFVIKCSVDNPKSNAVAKRCGFSYEGTLKQAEYLNGIYHDQNIYGLISTYI; encoded by the coding sequence ATGACAAATACCAATCAACAAAGTATCTTTGTCAATGAACATATTCATTTAGTGCCATCAGATCGACAATACTCAACTAAGTTATACAATATTATTGATGTTAATCGTGATAGTTTTAGTCAATTTATGGCTTGGCCTAAGTTTGTCAATAATGAAGCAGACACATCAAATTTTTTAGATAATTGTTCAGTCGAGCATCAAAAAGATATTACCAAAACTTATGTAATTTTACTAAATAATAACCCTGTCGGCTTACTGTCTTTCAATCGAATAGATAAAAACAATAAGACAGCCTATATTGGTTATTGGCTCAATAGCCAAGCAGAAGGTAAAGGTATTATGACACAAGCAATTCAAGCACTTACTCATTACTATGCATCACAAAAAATAATTAAACGATTTGTTATTAAATGCTCAGTGGATAATCCTAAAAGTAATGCGGTTGCTAAGCGATGCGGTTTTAGTTATGAAGGAACGCTCAAACAGGCTGAATACTTAAATGGAATTTATCATGATCAAAATATTTATGGTCTAATTTCAACATATATTTAA
- a CDS encoding PTS ascorbate transporter subunit IIC yields the protein MIQEVVKFFVDILKVPAVLVGMIAMVGLIAQRKSFADTVKGTIKTILGFLVLGGGATVLISAITPLGMMFEEAFKLQGIVPNNEAIVSMALNDYGAATALIMAFGMIANIVVARFTCLKFIFLTGHHTFYMACMISIILTVAGFEGWQLVFTGALVLGLIMAFFPAIAQPYMRKITGNNDVGFGHFGTLGYVLAGALGQVAGKNSRSTEEMNLPKNLSFLRDSSISISLTMMIIYLILAVFAGPDYVQTKLSNGDNYLVYAIIEAITFAAGVFIILQGVRLILAEIVPAFTGFSEKLVPNAKPALDCPVVFPYAPNAVLIGFLFSFLGGLVGLFVLGQLNAVLILPGVVPHFFCGATAGVFGNAMGGRRGAMLGAFANGLLVTFLPVLLLPVLGSLGFANTTFSDVDFCGIGIILGNMAKWFNKDIIMIIVVAIFALLVIHNYMLKNKKTAND from the coding sequence ATGATTCAAGAAGTTGTTAAATTTTTCGTTGATATTTTAAAAGTACCGGCCGTATTAGTTGGTATGATTGCTATGGTTGGGTTAATAGCCCAACGCAAATCCTTTGCTGATACGGTAAAAGGAACAATTAAAACTATTTTAGGATTTTTAGTATTGGGTGGTGGCGCAACTGTACTTATTAGTGCGATTACACCATTAGGCATGATGTTTGAAGAGGCTTTTAAACTACAAGGTATTGTCCCAAATAATGAAGCTATCGTATCTATGGCATTAAATGATTATGGTGCAGCAACAGCATTAATTATGGCTTTTGGAATGATTGCTAATATTGTGGTTGCGCGTTTTACATGCTTAAAATTTATCTTTTTAACTGGACATCATACCTTTTATATGGCGTGTATGATCAGCATTATTCTAACGGTTGCGGGTTTTGAAGGTTGGCAATTAGTCTTTACTGGAGCCCTAGTACTTGGGTTAATTATGGCATTTTTCCCTGCAATAGCTCAACCATATATGCGCAAAATCACAGGAAATAATGATGTTGGATTTGGTCACTTTGGTACCTTAGGTTATGTATTGGCAGGAGCGCTTGGTCAAGTAGCTGGTAAAAACTCTCGCTCAACGGAAGAGATGAATTTACCTAAAAATCTAAGTTTCTTGCGTGATAGTTCAATTTCAATTTCATTAACAATGATGATTATCTATTTGATCCTTGCCGTTTTTGCTGGACCTGATTATGTCCAAACAAAGTTAAGTAATGGTGATAATTACCTAGTTTATGCAATTATCGAAGCAATTACCTTTGCTGCTGGGGTATTTATTATTCTACAAGGCGTACGGTTAATTCTTGCTGAAATTGTTCCAGCATTTACAGGTTTTTCAGAAAAACTCGTGCCGAATGCCAAACCAGCATTAGATTGTCCAGTTGTTTTCCCATATGCACCAAACGCTGTATTAATTGGTTTTTTATTTAGTTTCCTTGGTGGATTAGTTGGTCTATTTGTATTAGGTCAATTAAATGCTGTACTAATTCTACCTGGCGTAGTTCCTCATTTCTTCTGTGGTGCAACTGCTGGTGTTTTCGGTAATGCTATGGGCGGACGTCGAGGTGCAATGCTTGGCGCATTTGCTAATGGTTTATTAGTCACATTTTTACCTGTCCTTTTATTACCTGTTTTAGGTTCGCTTGGTTTTGCTAATACGACTTTCTCTGATGTCGATTTCTGTGGTATTGGTATTATTTTAGGTAATATGGCTAAATGGTTTAACAAAGATATAATAATGATTATTGTTGTTGCTATTTTTGCTCTTCTGGTTATCCATAACTACATGTTAAAAAATAAGAAAACCGCAAATGATTAA
- a CDS encoding PTS sugar transporter subunit IIB, whose protein sequence is MKIMAVCGSGLGSSFMVEMNIKKVLKKLNIDAEVTHADLASATPEQADLFVMTKDLADSSGIPSDKLVVINNIIDINDLESKLVEHFDKQ, encoded by the coding sequence ATGAAAATTATGGCAGTTTGTGGTTCAGGTCTTGGTAGCAGTTTTATGGTTGAAATGAATATCAAAAAAGTTCTAAAAAAATTAAATATTGATGCAGAAGTAACGCATGCAGATCTTGCATCAGCAACACCAGAACAAGCTGATTTATTTGTTATGACTAAAGATTTAGCAGACAGTTCTGGCATTCCTAGCGATAAACTGGTAGTTATAAATAATATAATTGATATCAATGATTTGGAGTCCAAACTCGTTGAACATTTTGATAAGCAATAG
- a CDS encoding PTS sugar transporter subunit IIA, producing the protein MLGKWLTSQTVNVVDSVEDWKEAIQICAKPLLENNAISPNYVQAIFQLHESIGPYYVLAPGIAMPHARPEQGVNQLGLSMLLVKQGVKFNSTENDPVYLITLLAASDSSSHIEMLTQLAELFSESNDMQTIFKAQNSDQILAVINRY; encoded by the coding sequence ATGTTAGGTAAATGGTTAACCAGCCAAACAGTCAATGTTGTTGATTCTGTTGAAGATTGGAAAGAAGCGATACAAATTTGCGCAAAACCATTATTAGAAAATAATGCCATTTCGCCAAATTATGTCCAAGCAATTTTTCAATTACATGAATCAATTGGACCTTACTATGTATTGGCACCGGGTATCGCTATGCCGCATGCTAGACCAGAGCAAGGTGTCAATCAACTGGGCTTATCTATGTTACTGGTCAAACAAGGCGTGAAATTTAATTCAACAGAAAACGACCCCGTATATTTAATTACTTTATTAGCGGCCAGTGATAGTTCAAGCCATATTGAAATGTTAACTCAATTAGCTGAGCTGTTTAGTGAATCAAACGATATGCAGACAATTTTTAAGGCACAAAATAGTGATCAAATATTAGCTGTGATCAATCGTTATTAA
- a CDS encoding LacI family DNA-binding transcriptional regulator produces the protein MQEIKKRKTTGQITLFDVARYAGVGTMTVSRALRTPDRVSDKLRQKIQIAVDALGYKPNVAASLLASASANRVIAVITPKIYDHSAQLWLNSLQTHLAKEGYTTLLIESYHYYNFESQMLDALYSHNLEAILLFQVEDESFIKQILQNKIVPILNIGKDYDGLTNMDVGIDDSLAMYMLTEHVIKKGYQHIGLLCANQEYQIFQQRLHGWYKAMLAYHRPTHRVINAAKPANFSTGSELLPDMLLNWPELDALICTTDELACGVLYECQRRHIRVPYQLAVTGFGDNEFSQVSFPALTTVALPYKEIGEYSASLLLDNLKNKKVTHETDLSALAPVVRLRASV, from the coding sequence ATGCAAGAAATAAAGAAGCGTAAAACTACTGGACAGATTACTTTATTCGATGTCGCTAGATATGCGGGTGTCGGAACAATGACCGTATCTAGAGCTTTACGAACTCCAGATCGAGTTTCAGATAAACTTCGTCAAAAAATTCAAATTGCTGTCGATGCTTTAGGATATAAACCCAATGTTGCTGCAAGTTTGCTAGCCTCCGCATCGGCAAATCGAGTCATTGCAGTTATCACACCCAAAATATACGATCATTCAGCTCAACTATGGTTAAATTCGCTTCAAACACACTTAGCAAAAGAGGGGTACACAACCTTACTTATTGAATCTTATCATTATTATAATTTTGAATCACAAATGTTAGATGCTTTATATAGTCATAACCTTGAAGCAATATTACTATTTCAAGTTGAAGATGAAAGTTTTATTAAGCAAATTTTACAAAATAAAATTGTTCCTATTTTGAATATTGGTAAAGATTATGATGGATTAACTAATATGGATGTTGGAATAGATGATAGTTTGGCTATGTATATGCTCACTGAGCATGTCATTAAAAAAGGTTATCAACACATTGGGTTACTTTGTGCTAATCAAGAATATCAAATTTTTCAACAGCGTCTACACGGCTGGTATAAAGCCATGTTAGCTTATCATCGCCCTACACATCGAGTTATTAATGCTGCTAAACCAGCCAATTTTAGTACTGGAAGTGAGTTATTACCCGATATGTTATTAAATTGGCCAGAACTAGACGCATTAATTTGTACAACTGATGAATTAGCTTGTGGAGTCCTATATGAATGTCAGCGTCGACATATTCGAGTACCTTATCAATTAGCTGTAACTGGCTTTGGTGATAATGAGTTTAGCCAAGTGAGCTTTCCTGCATTAACAACGGTCGCTTTACCGTATAAAGAAATCGGTGAATATTCAGCCTCTCTGCTGTTAGATAATTTAAAGAATAAAAAAGTAACACATGAAACAGATTTATCAGCGTTAGCACCAGTCGTTCGATTGCGAGCGAGCGTTTAA
- a CDS encoding MFS transporter — translation MKLIFAIGSFYFVQTLIGGIVFQAIPAWLRSHNVDLYTIGLVSLAMIPWTLRVLWAGGVERYRVTASGKIRSKQIVITGQVALAVILIGLSFIHENMFITLISLLILLSLVCCTSEIACDAYMIENLNSKSYGIGNGLRIGCGYLGMAVGGGGLIYLCDKWGWQFSLLVYSGLLLFLLLPLLLAPSINQLPVTEKSYQRPSLIKTLKQPMMLKAIVLVFFFEISGRLISSMLSPFAIDAGLSLENLGKVTSFGGAACGMLGTLSGMLFIRIIGYRWALLLATLFKCLSISCFIILSLQPDINPIGLIVSYLFFNYTFSVGLVCLYSFLTTQASLKQAGLDFTLFQCGAALAAGCSGYIGGIVAHYMGYVTLFNLTLGCALFVLIFLYRSSILKAV, via the coding sequence TTGAAACTTATATTTGCAATTGGCTCATTTTATTTTGTTCAAACATTAATCGGTGGTATTGTCTTTCAAGCGATACCGGCCTGGCTACGGAGTCATAATGTGGATTTGTACACAATTGGTTTAGTGTCACTTGCTATGATTCCTTGGACACTTCGAGTACTCTGGGCGGGTGGCGTTGAGCGTTATAGAGTCACTGCATCTGGGAAAATTCGCAGCAAACAAATTGTCATTACAGGACAAGTGGCTCTGGCGGTGATATTAATTGGCCTATCATTCATTCATGAAAATATGTTCATCACACTAATCTCACTATTAATTTTATTATCATTAGTTTGTTGCACGAGTGAGATTGCTTGTGATGCTTATATGATTGAGAATTTAAATTCAAAATCATACGGTATCGGCAATGGATTACGAATTGGATGTGGTTATTTAGGAATGGCAGTAGGCGGTGGTGGGTTAATCTATCTATGTGATAAATGGGGATGGCAATTCTCCTTACTTGTTTATAGTGGATTACTACTCTTTTTATTGCTACCTTTGTTATTAGCACCGAGTATCAATCAGCTTCCTGTTACAGAAAAAAGCTATCAGAGACCATCTCTCATTAAAACACTAAAGCAACCAATGATGCTAAAGGCGATCGTTTTAGTCTTTTTCTTTGAGATTAGTGGTCGTTTAATTTCATCTATGCTATCTCCTTTTGCGATTGACGCCGGACTTTCTTTAGAGAATTTAGGCAAAGTAACCAGTTTTGGCGGTGCTGCTTGTGGGATGCTAGGCACTTTATCAGGTATGCTCTTTATCCGGATTATAGGCTATCGCTGGGCACTCTTATTGGCGACCTTATTTAAATGCTTGTCAATCAGTTGCTTTATCATATTAAGTCTTCAGCCTGATATAAATCCAATAGGGCTTATTGTTAGCTATCTGTTTTTTAACTATACTTTTTCCGTGGGCTTAGTTTGTCTTTACTCGTTCCTAACCACACAAGCATCGTTGAAGCAAGCTGGATTAGATTTTACATTATTTCAATGCGGAGCAGCGCTTGCTGCAGGATGTTCTGGTTATATCGGTGGTATAGTTGCTCATTATATGGGTTACGTTACACTCTTCAATCTTACTTTAGGCTGTGCTTTATTCGTACTTATTTTTTTATATCGAAGCTCAATCTTAAAAGCAGTATAG
- a CDS encoding AraC family transcriptional regulator produces MKTIRYSKNTPKLAKDKQLFENTEWFNIQGLLNAGFVEMAPLQDIRNNTKVDKHLSLVFMLNGAVHHHIHGSKSVVSYQPNRVYLSYSHDTIYGTDFFPANYCYNIILLQFRPDELLEIFNERSLNSYRANMQFSSPNFCIWRLTLTPVLKDIAQRLLAARRSSDALSLLNIQRLSLNALWLTLEQLKYSSSTDGEPMRSNLTGRDRKNVINAQLFIHEHFQTHLIIKDIAKVIGVSESKLNRDFKKMFNIGIHRYIINYRLQQVTKLLNESTLTISDIAIRCGFTCAGHLSRRFVEVFGVTPHAYRCN; encoded by the coding sequence ATGAAAACCATTCGCTATAGTAAAAATACTCCCAAACTGGCAAAAGACAAACAACTCTTTGAAAACACCGAATGGTTTAATATACAAGGATTGCTTAATGCTGGCTTCGTAGAAATGGCTCCGTTACAAGATATTCGAAATAACACAAAGGTTGATAAGCATTTATCATTAGTGTTTATGCTCAATGGGGCTGTGCATCATCATATACATGGATCTAAATCAGTCGTGTCTTATCAACCCAATAGAGTCTATCTCTCTTACTCACACGATACCATATATGGCACTGATTTTTTTCCTGCTAATTACTGTTATAACATCATATTGTTACAATTCCGTCCCGACGAGTTATTAGAGATATTCAATGAGCGCTCACTAAATAGCTATCGTGCTAATATGCAATTTTCTTCACCTAATTTCTGTATTTGGCGTTTAACACTAACACCTGTCCTCAAAGATATAGCACAACGATTGCTAGCTGCCAGAAGATCTTCTGATGCTTTATCACTACTCAATATACAGAGATTAAGCCTTAACGCGCTGTGGTTAACATTAGAACAATTAAAATACTCCTCATCGACAGATGGAGAACCAATGAGGAGCAACTTAACTGGTCGAGATCGCAAAAATGTAATAAATGCACAATTATTTATACACGAGCACTTTCAAACTCATTTAATCATAAAAGATATTGCTAAAGTTATTGGAGTGAGTGAGTCTAAATTAAATAGAGACTTTAAAAAGATGTTCAATATTGGTATACACCGCTATATTATCAACTATCGCTTGCAACAGGTGACAAAATTACTCAATGAAAGCACATTAACCATCAGTGACATTGCAATTCGATGTGGCTTTACCTGTGCTGGTCATCTCTCCAGACGATTTGTTGAGGTGTTTGGTGTCACACCTCATGCTTATCGTTGCAATTAA